In the genome of Euleptes europaea isolate rEulEur1 chromosome 7, rEulEur1.hap1, whole genome shotgun sequence, one region contains:
- the PTCRA gene encoding pre T-cell antigen receptor alpha codes for MPQALRIKLAWKPIRYLLTSAALQLLTAGRSWGLFPIMAPPLSVVINGERKTLVVCVVNDLSEEAAGNVWFSNGNGSMLESFTYTVSRGGDDGVSTISQLAIHTKEFESWDAITCCVAQNQTSRMWDTTSLQISEESREDSCLDENHGTQDQISSTETQRICSQILLLLAIRMLLFKFLLTDVLITCCFLYKRKDTSPHLKSHNCPAVHPYKVRFDSTPVYIYHGLYKEQWIAGLR; via the exons ATGCCACAGGCTCTCCGCATTAAATTGGCTTGGAAGCCAATCAGGTACCTCCTGACCAGTGCAGCACTTCAGCTTCTGACTG CAGGTAGATCTTGGGGCCTATTTCCAATTATGGCACCGCCACTCAGTGTGGTAATCAATGGCGAAAGGAAGACATTGGTGGTTTGTGTGGTGAATGACCTCTCAGAGGAAGCAGCAGGTAATGTTTGGTTTTCCAATGGAAATGGGAGCATGCTGGAGTCTTTCACCTATACAGTTTCCAGAGGAGGAGATGACGGTGTCAGCACAATCTCTCAACTTGCCATTCACACCAAAGAATTTGAATCATGGGATGCAATTACTTGCTGTGTTGCACAAAACCAAACTTCAAGGATGTGGGACACCACTTCTCTTCAAATCTCTG AAGAAAGTAGAGAAGATTCATGCCTGGATGAAAACCACGGAA CCCAGGATCAGATATCATCCACTGAAACACAACGTATCTGTTCTCAGATCCTGCTTCTTTTGGCCATCCGAATGTTGCTCTTCAAGTTTCTCCTGACTGATGTGTTGATTACTTGTTGCTTCCTTTACAAGAG aAAAGACACATCACCACATCTGAAGTCTCACAATTGTCCTGCAGTTCATCCATACAAAGTCAGATTTGATTCTACTCCAGTATACATTTACCATGGATTGTACAAAGAGCAATGGATTGCAGGGTTAAGATAA